One region of Streptomyces davaonensis JCM 4913 genomic DNA includes:
- a CDS encoding NAD(P)/FAD-dependent oxidoreductase, whose amino-acid sequence MAGVQTAVALREQGFTGTVTLIGAEPHQPYDRPPLSKAVLLGKAEGSAFDVDFEALGIDLSLGREVLGVRPADHELDTAEGPVRYDVLVLATGAEPIRLPGAEGVPGVHLLRTLDDAERLRPVLARQHDIVVVGAGWIGAEFATAAREAGCSVTVVEAADRPLAGALPAEVAAPMVGWYADSGAELRTHARVASVEPGAVVLDDGSTLPAGAVVVGIGARPATGWLAGSGIELGAHGEVVADERLRTSVPDVYAVGDCASFPSGRYGERLLVHHWDNALQGPRTVAADIMGEGPVVYDPVPYFWSEQFGRFVQYAGHHTSADSTVWRGDPTGPAWTVCWLREGRLIALLAVGRPRDLAQGRRLIEAGARMDEELLADPARPLKTAVL is encoded by the coding sequence ATGGCCGGCGTGCAGACCGCGGTCGCCCTGCGCGAACAGGGCTTCACCGGCACGGTCACCCTGATCGGCGCCGAGCCCCACCAGCCCTACGACCGGCCCCCGCTGTCCAAGGCCGTCCTGCTCGGCAAGGCCGAGGGCTCCGCCTTCGACGTGGACTTCGAGGCGCTCGGCATCGACCTGAGCCTCGGCCGCGAGGTGCTGGGCGTGCGCCCCGCCGACCATGAACTGGACACCGCCGAGGGGCCCGTCCGGTACGACGTCCTGGTCCTGGCCACCGGCGCCGAACCGATTCGGCTGCCGGGCGCCGAGGGCGTGCCCGGGGTGCATCTGCTGCGCACCCTGGACGACGCCGAGCGGCTGCGGCCCGTGCTCGCCCGGCAGCACGACATCGTGGTGGTCGGGGCGGGCTGGATCGGCGCCGAGTTCGCCACCGCCGCGCGCGAGGCGGGCTGCTCGGTGACGGTCGTGGAGGCCGCGGACCGGCCGCTCGCCGGCGCGCTGCCCGCCGAGGTGGCCGCGCCGATGGTCGGCTGGTACGCCGACAGCGGGGCCGAACTGCGCACCCACGCGCGCGTGGCGAGCGTCGAGCCCGGCGCGGTCGTCCTCGACGACGGCTCGACGCTGCCCGCCGGCGCCGTCGTGGTCGGCATCGGCGCCCGTCCCGCCACCGGCTGGCTGGCGGGCTCCGGGATCGAGCTGGGCGCGCACGGCGAGGTGGTGGCCGACGAGCGGCTGCGCACCTCCGTGCCCGACGTCTACGCGGTCGGCGACTGCGCCTCCTTCCCGTCGGGCCGCTACGGCGAGCGCCTCCTGGTCCACCACTGGGACAACGCCCTCCAGGGGCCCCGCACGGTCGCCGCCGACATCATGGGCGAGGGGCCCGTGGTCTACGACCCTGTGCCGTACTTCTGGTCCGAGCAGTTCGGCCGCTTCGTCCAGTACGCGGGTCACCACACCTCGGCCGACAGCACGGTCTGGCGCGGCGACCCCACCGGCCCCGCCTGGACGGTCTGCTGGCTGCGCGAGGGCCGCCTGATCGCCCTGCTGGCGGTGGGCCGTCCCCGGGACCTGGCCCAGGGACGGCGGCTGATCGAGGCGGGGGCGCGGATGGACGAGGAGCTGCTGGCGGACCCGGCGAGGCCACTGAAGAC
- the thiO gene encoding glycine oxidase ThiO, which produces MLPTRSSDVLVLGGGIIGLVTAWRAAQRGFATAVVDPEPGGGAAQVAAGMLAAVTELHYGEQTLLGLNLASARRYPEFAAELTDLTGQDLGYRQCGTLAVALDADDRAHLRELHALQRESGLDSEWLSGRDCRRLEPMLAPGVRGGLRVDGDHQIDPRSLARALVTACELEGVVFHRVWAAGLSVVQGRAAGCVTEDGTVLPAGQVVLAAGSLSGRLAGVPKDVLPPVRPVKGQVLRLSMPRRHAPFLSRTVRAMVRGSHVYLVPRENGELVVGATSEEQGWDTTVTAGGVYELLRDAHELMPGITELPLTETRAGLRPGSPDNAPLLGPTELDGLLLATGHYRNGVLLTPVTGDALAHALATGELIDEARPFSPKRFAVLEQRV; this is translated from the coding sequence ATGTTGCCTACGCGTTCGTCAGACGTCCTCGTGCTCGGGGGCGGAATCATCGGTCTGGTCACGGCGTGGCGGGCCGCGCAACGCGGGTTCGCCACGGCCGTGGTGGACCCCGAGCCGGGCGGCGGCGCCGCCCAGGTGGCGGCCGGGATGCTGGCCGCCGTCACGGAACTGCACTACGGCGAGCAGACCCTGCTCGGCCTGAATCTGGCCTCGGCCCGCCGCTATCCCGAGTTCGCGGCCGAGCTCACCGACCTCACGGGCCAGGACCTCGGCTACCGGCAGTGCGGCACGCTCGCCGTCGCGCTGGACGCCGACGACCGTGCGCATCTGCGGGAACTGCACGCGCTCCAGCGGGAGTCGGGCCTGGACTCCGAGTGGCTGTCCGGGCGGGACTGCCGGCGTCTGGAGCCGATGCTGGCGCCGGGGGTGCGCGGTGGGCTCCGGGTGGACGGCGACCACCAGATCGACCCGCGGAGCCTGGCGCGGGCCCTGGTGACCGCCTGCGAACTGGAGGGCGTGGTCTTCCACCGGGTGTGGGCGGCCGGTCTCAGCGTCGTCCAGGGCCGGGCCGCGGGCTGTGTGACCGAGGACGGGACCGTGCTGCCCGCGGGTCAGGTGGTCCTCGCGGCCGGCAGCCTCAGCGGACGGCTCGCGGGCGTCCCGAAGGACGTACTGCCTCCCGTACGGCCCGTGAAGGGCCAGGTGCTGCGGCTGTCCATGCCGCGCCGGCACGCGCCGTTCCTGAGCCGGACCGTCCGCGCGATGGTGCGCGGCAGCCACGTCTACCTGGTGCCCCGCGAGAACGGCGAGCTGGTCGTCGGCGCGACCAGCGAGGAGCAGGGCTGGGACACCACGGTGACCGCGGGCGGCGTGTACGAGCTGCTGCGCGACGCGCACGAGCTGATGCCCGGCATCACCGAACTGCCGCTCACGGAGACCCGCGCGGGGCTGCGCCCGGGGTCCCCGGACAACGCGCCGCTGCTGGGCCCGACCGAGCTCGACGGCCTGCTGCTGGCCACCGGGCACTATCGCAACGGCGTGCTGCTCACCCCGGTCACCGGCGACGCCCTCGCGCACGCCCTGGCCACGGGTGAACTCATCGACGAGGCCCGTCCGTTCAGCCCGAAGCGGTTCGCAGTCCTGGAGCAGCGCGTATGA
- the thiS gene encoding sulfur carrier protein ThiS, translating to MNSSVSISVNGEPRRIEPGTALDTLVRSLTAAPSGVAAALNETVVPRGQWSSTSLSEGDRVEVLTAVQGG from the coding sequence ATGAACAGCTCGGTCAGCATCTCGGTCAACGGCGAGCCCCGTCGGATCGAGCCGGGCACGGCTCTCGACACGCTCGTGCGGTCCCTCACCGCGGCGCCCTCCGGAGTGGCCGCCGCCCTCAACGAAACCGTCGTCCCGCGCGGGCAGTGGTCCTCGACGTCCCTGTCCGAAGGGGACCGCGTCGAGGTCCTCACCGCCGTCCAAGGAGGCTGA
- the pknB gene encoding Stk1 family PASTA domain-containing Ser/Thr kinase yields MDTTLQDPLVGQVLDGRYRVEARIAVGGMATVYRAVDTRLDRVLALKVMHPGLAADGTFVERFIREAKSVARLAHPNVVQVFDQGTDGSYVYLAMEYIAGCTLRDVLRDRGALQPRAALDILEPVLAALGAAHRAGFVHRDMKPENVLIGDDGRVKVADFGLVRSVDTVTSTTGAVLGTVSYLAPEQIDQPGAADARVDVYACGVVLYEMLTGEKPHDGDSPAIVLYKHLHEDVPPPSAVVPGMAYELDALVASATARNPAVRPHDAVALLAEARQARAGLGADQLDALPPQALSAEHDNAEDRTSVIPRSLTVPRPLPVNEAEEEPDRFHRTSRFETPPPPPPAPTGRRGPRRGPLALVVAVLLVLGVGAGVWYINSGQFTRVPALLSQPEAKAADRLEDAGLEVGKVDRAFSDTVKRGQVISTDPAVGSRIRQNDSVNLVVSKGPEVVKVPDLEGYRLDKARELLAGAGLEPGMVTREFSDSVARGSVISTDPTAGTERRSGSAVALVVSKGRPVDVPDVTGESLDDARAELDEVGLKVKVAAEQVTSPDFEKGEVAAQSPEADSEVVVGDTVTLTLSKGPEMVEVPDVVGDNVDDAKAELEAAGFEVEEDRGLLGLFGDTVEGQSVEGGDTAPKGSTITIEIR; encoded by the coding sequence GTGGATACGACCCTTCAGGACCCGCTGGTCGGGCAGGTGCTCGACGGACGTTATCGCGTCGAGGCGCGGATCGCCGTCGGTGGGATGGCCACGGTCTACCGGGCCGTGGACACCCGGCTCGACCGTGTGCTCGCACTGAAGGTGATGCATCCGGGGCTCGCGGCCGACGGCACGTTCGTGGAGCGGTTCATCCGGGAGGCGAAGTCGGTCGCCCGGCTCGCGCACCCCAATGTCGTGCAGGTCTTCGACCAGGGCACCGACGGGTCGTACGTCTACCTCGCCATGGAGTACATCGCCGGCTGCACCCTGCGTGACGTGCTGCGCGACCGGGGGGCGCTCCAGCCGCGGGCCGCCCTGGACATCCTGGAGCCGGTGCTGGCCGCGCTCGGCGCCGCGCACCGGGCCGGTTTCGTGCACCGGGACATGAAGCCGGAGAACGTGCTCATAGGGGACGACGGCCGCGTCAAGGTCGCCGACTTCGGTCTGGTGCGGTCCGTGGACACGGTCACCAGCACCACCGGTGCCGTCCTCGGCACCGTCTCCTATCTCGCGCCGGAGCAGATCGACCAGCCCGGCGCCGCCGACGCCCGCGTCGACGTGTACGCGTGCGGTGTCGTCCTGTACGAGATGCTCACCGGCGAGAAGCCGCACGACGGCGACTCCCCCGCGATCGTGCTCTACAAGCATCTGCACGAAGACGTACCGCCGCCCTCCGCCGTCGTGCCGGGCATGGCCTACGAGCTGGACGCCCTGGTCGCCTCGGCCACCGCCCGCAACCCGGCCGTACGTCCGCACGACGCGGTCGCCCTGCTCGCCGAGGCCCGCCAGGCCCGGGCCGGGCTCGGCGCGGACCAGCTGGACGCGCTGCCCCCGCAGGCCCTGTCCGCCGAGCACGACAACGCCGAGGACCGTACGAGCGTGATCCCGCGTTCGCTGACGGTGCCGCGCCCGCTGCCGGTCAACGAGGCCGAGGAGGAGCCGGACCGGTTCCACCGCACGAGCCGCTTCGAAACGCCGCCCCCGCCGCCGCCCGCGCCCACTGGACGCCGGGGGCCCAGGCGCGGCCCGCTCGCCCTCGTCGTCGCCGTGCTGCTCGTGCTCGGTGTCGGCGCCGGCGTCTGGTACATCAACTCCGGCCAGTTCACCCGGGTCCCGGCACTGCTGAGCCAGCCGGAGGCGAAGGCCGCGGACCGGCTGGAGGACGCCGGTCTGGAGGTCGGCAAGGTCGACCGTGCCTTCAGTGACACCGTCAAGCGCGGCCAGGTCATCAGCACCGACCCCGCGGTCGGCAGCCGGATCCGGCAGAACGACTCGGTGAACCTGGTCGTCTCCAAGGGCCCGGAGGTCGTGAAGGTCCCCGATCTGGAGGGCTACCGCCTGGACAAGGCGCGGGAGCTGCTCGCCGGCGCGGGCCTGGAACCGGGCATGGTGACCCGGGAGTTCAGCGACTCCGTCGCCCGGGGCTCGGTGATCTCCACCGACCCCACCGCCGGTACCGAGCGCCGCTCGGGCTCCGCGGTGGCGCTGGTCGTCAGCAAGGGCCGTCCGGTCGACGTTCCGGACGTCACCGGTGAGAGCCTCGACGACGCCAGGGCCGAGCTGGACGAGGTCGGTCTGAAGGTGAAGGTCGCCGCCGAGCAGGTCACCTCCCCCGACTTCGAGAAGGGCGAGGTCGCGGCGCAGTCGCCGGAGGCCGACAGCGAGGTCGTCGTCGGGGACACGGTGACGCTGACGCTGTCCAAGGGCCCCGAGATGGTCGAGGTCCCGGACGTGGTCGGCGACAACGTCGACGACGCCAAGGCCGAGCTGGAGGCCGCGGGCTTCGAGGTCGAGGAGGACCGCGGGCTGCTGGGCCTGTTCGGCGACACCGTCGAGGGCCAGTCCGTGGAGGGCGGCGACACCGCGCCCAAGGGCTCGACGATCACCATCGAGATCCGGTGA
- a CDS encoding deoxyribonuclease IV, whose translation MIRNPVGGHVPVAGGLNSVGLSYARELKAETVQVFVANPRGWATPVGNPRQDEEFRAACAEGSIPAYVHAPYLINFGSHTEATVERSVESLRHSLRRGREIGALGVVVHTGSATGGRDRSVALKQVREHMLPLLDELTQDDDPFLLLESTAGQGSSICSRTWDFGPYFEALDAHPKLGVCLDTCHIFAAGHDLTGPHGMHQTLDLLVDTVGEGRLKLIHANDSKDVVGAHKDRHANIGAGHIGEDPFRALMTHPATEGVPLIIETPGGKEGHAADVERLKRLRDG comes from the coding sequence ATGATCCGCAATCCCGTCGGCGGCCATGTCCCGGTGGCCGGCGGCCTGAACTCGGTCGGTCTGTCCTACGCCCGTGAGCTCAAGGCCGAGACCGTGCAGGTCTTCGTCGCCAATCCGCGCGGGTGGGCCACCCCGGTGGGCAATCCGCGGCAGGACGAGGAGTTCCGCGCGGCCTGCGCGGAGGGGTCGATACCGGCGTACGTCCATGCCCCGTATCTGATCAACTTCGGCTCGCACACCGAGGCGACCGTGGAGCGGTCGGTGGAGTCGCTGCGGCACTCGCTGCGGCGGGGGCGGGAAATCGGCGCGCTGGGCGTGGTCGTGCACACGGGCAGCGCGACCGGAGGCCGGGACCGCTCGGTGGCGCTGAAGCAGGTGCGGGAGCACATGCTGCCGCTGCTGGACGAGCTGACCCAGGACGACGACCCGTTCCTGCTGCTGGAGTCCACCGCGGGCCAGGGCTCCTCGATCTGCTCGCGCACCTGGGACTTCGGGCCCTACTTCGAGGCTCTGGACGCCCATCCCAAGCTGGGCGTCTGCCTGGACACCTGTCACATCTTCGCCGCCGGACACGATCTGACAGGCCCGCACGGCATGCATCAGACCCTGGACCTACTGGTGGACACGGTCGGCGAGGGACGCCTGAAGCTGATCCACGCCAATGACTCCAAGGATGTGGTCGGCGCCCACAAGGACCGGCACGCCAACATTGGCGCCGGACATATCGGCGAGGACCCGTTCCGGGCGCTGATGACCCACCCGGCCACCGAGGGCGTACCGCTGATCATCGAGACGCCCGGCGGCAAGGAAGGGCACGCGGCGGACGTGGAGCGGCTGAAGAGGCTCAGGGACGGCTAG
- a CDS encoding thiazole synthase, with protein sequence MADDPFVLGGMSFSSRLIMGTGGAPSLEVLERALVASGTELTTVAMRRVDASVHGSVLSVLEKLGIRVLPNTAGCFTAGEAVLTARLAREALGTDLVKLEVIADERTLLPDPIELLDAAETLVDDGFTVLPYTNDDPVLARKLEDVGCAAIMPLGSPIGSGLGIRNPHNFQLIVEHARVPVILDAGAGTASDAALAMELGCAGVMLASAVTRAKEPVLMADAMRHAVEAGRLAHRAGRIPRRHFAEASSPVTGRAVLDPERPAF encoded by the coding sequence ATGGCCGACGATCCCTTTGTCCTCGGCGGCATGTCCTTCTCGTCCCGGCTGATCATGGGGACGGGCGGGGCGCCCAGCCTGGAGGTCCTGGAGCGGGCGCTGGTGGCGTCCGGGACGGAGCTGACGACGGTCGCGATGCGCCGGGTGGACGCCTCGGTGCACGGATCGGTCCTGTCCGTGCTGGAGAAGCTCGGCATCCGGGTCCTGCCGAACACGGCGGGCTGCTTCACCGCCGGTGAGGCCGTGCTCACCGCCCGCCTCGCGCGGGAGGCCCTCGGCACCGATCTGGTCAAGCTGGAGGTCATCGCCGACGAGCGGACCCTGCTGCCGGACCCCATCGAGCTGCTGGACGCGGCCGAGACCCTCGTCGACGACGGCTTCACGGTGCTGCCGTACACCAACGACGACCCGGTGCTGGCCCGCAAGCTGGAGGACGTCGGGTGCGCGGCGATCATGCCGCTGGGCTCCCCGATCGGCTCCGGGCTCGGGATCCGCAATCCGCACAACTTCCAGCTGATCGTCGAGCACGCGCGCGTGCCGGTGATCCTGGACGCCGGTGCCGGTACGGCGTCGGACGCGGCGCTCGCGATGGAGCTGGGGTGCGCGGGTGTGATGCTCGCCTCGGCGGTGACGCGGGCGAAGGAGCCGGTGCTGATGGCCGACGCGATGCGGCACGCGGTGGAGGCGGGCCGCCTGGCCCACCGCGCGGGCCGCATCCCGCGCCGCCACTTCGCGGAGGCGTCCTCGCCGGTGACGGGAAGGGCGGTGCTGGATCCGGAGCGGCCCGCGTTCTGA